The following are from one region of the Aquirufa lenticrescens genome:
- a CDS encoding CusA/CzcA family heavy metal efflux RND transporter, protein MFQKIIQFSIKNKLVVGAFTLALIIWGVISAMRLPIDAVPDITNNQVQIITQAPTLGAQEVEQFITTPIELAIANIPNVIEKRSMSRSGISVITIVFKDNADVYWARQQISERLKEAEAQIPQGLGEPTLAPITTGLGEIYHYIIHAKKGYENKYTATDLRTMQDWIVKRQLAGTEGLAEVSGWGGYVKQYEIALDNDKLNAMNITIPEIYKALESNNENTGGSYIEQRSNAYFIRGLGLVKSLSDIEKIVVKNVNGIPILIRDVATVQFGSATRYGAVTRNGEGEVVAGITLMLKGENFAQVITNVKQRMAQIQKSLPEGVVIEPFIDRTELVNRAMGTVEKNLIEGGLIVVFILVLLLGNLRAGLIVASVIPLAMLFAIILMNLFGVSGNLMSLGAIDFGLIVDGAVIIIEAIVHRIYMSKHHHVGLQKLSQSQMDDEVFEAASKIRSSAAFGEIIILIVYLPLFALVGIEGKMFKPMAQTVAFAILGAFILSLTYVPMMSALFLSKKATHKRNISDKIIDFLQQLYTPLLNWALHWKKTIVAAMVVLFAGSLILFNSLGGEFIPTLEEGDLAVEISMAQGTSLTQVVETLGKAEKILKDKFPEIKQAVTRIGSSEIPTDPMPIERADMMLAMKPKEEWTSAHTREEMMEKMEEALSILPGVNFEITQPMQMRFNELITGIKQDVAIKIYGEDLEILNAQANKIAGLIKNVKGVSEPFVEKISGLPQIQVEYNRDKIAQYGLNISDVNMVLKTAFAGNVAGVVFEGDKRFDMVVRLQKDLRKDFSNIENLYVPLPSGNKVPINQVANISFKTAPAQISHEDGQRRTFVGFNVRGRDVESTVEEIQPILDEKLKLPSGYYYTYGGQFQNLKEAKARLGIAVPVALLLILVLLYFTFNSVKQSFLIFTAVPLSAIGGIIALWLRGMPFSISAGVGFIALFGVAVLNGIVLIGYFNQLKDEGITDIYERVRKGTAVRLRPVIMTAAVASLGFLPMALSTGAGGEVQKPLATVVIGGLITATLLTLLVLPALYILFNTKINFKPNKMKKPKLQGNSMTVLLLFTFIGLFAEKSYAQSNQKTLQECIDIALKNNLQIKGADLYIQQSQVLQKTGFNPDKTNLQLVQDPTSGGNIDNSIGITQTIAFPTVYANQNKLLKQETLLAQKSKLLSQNEIIKEVTEAYYNLVYSSQKIKLLQQQDSIYSNFLKRATLRYNTGETNQLEKMQAESRYKENQLQLKQANTTLSSYQLVLQKWLNTSEPVMPKENELPKMPDDYKFDTAAIKSNPLIEYYNQRLNVSTSQINLEKSKLLPDLNVGYYHQAIVKGFDPAKINRNYFPGTRIAGFQVGIGVPLFFGSQKAKIKAAKINNTLIETERQQTLLYMQSSYAVQYNEYLKAKEGLQYYETTGLKQADDIIRISNTAYTKGEIGYMEYIQNLQTAINTRLQYTDAVNQFNQSIILLNYLKGNK, encoded by the coding sequence ATGTTTCAAAAAATAATTCAGTTCTCAATAAAAAACAAACTTGTAGTGGGGGCTTTTACATTGGCTCTCATTATTTGGGGCGTTATATCCGCTATGCGGTTACCTATTGATGCTGTGCCGGACATCACCAACAACCAGGTACAGATAATTACACAAGCACCAACATTGGGTGCTCAGGAGGTAGAGCAGTTTATTACCACACCTATTGAGTTGGCAATTGCAAATATTCCCAATGTAATTGAAAAGCGGAGCATGAGCCGGAGTGGTATATCCGTAATCACAATTGTTTTTAAAGACAATGCTGATGTCTATTGGGCAAGGCAGCAAATAAGTGAACGCCTAAAAGAAGCAGAAGCACAAATTCCGCAAGGTTTAGGTGAACCAACTTTAGCACCTATTACTACGGGATTGGGTGAAATATATCATTATATCATACATGCAAAAAAAGGGTATGAAAACAAATACACCGCTACCGATTTGCGTACTATGCAGGATTGGATTGTAAAAAGGCAGTTGGCAGGTACAGAGGGTTTGGCAGAAGTAAGCGGATGGGGTGGTTATGTGAAGCAATATGAAATTGCTTTGGATAATGACAAGCTCAATGCTATGAACATTACAATTCCTGAAATATACAAGGCATTAGAAAGTAATAATGAAAACACTGGTGGCAGCTATATAGAGCAACGCAGCAATGCTTATTTTATTCGTGGTTTGGGACTGGTAAAGTCATTAAGTGATATTGAAAAAATAGTAGTAAAAAACGTAAACGGCATTCCTATATTAATCCGGGATGTGGCAACGGTACAGTTTGGCAGTGCAACACGGTACGGTGCAGTTACAAGAAACGGTGAAGGCGAAGTAGTGGCAGGTATTACCCTGATGCTGAAAGGTGAAAACTTTGCACAGGTAATTACAAATGTTAAACAGCGAATGGCACAAATACAAAAATCATTGCCCGAAGGTGTAGTAATAGAACCATTTATTGACCGAACAGAATTAGTAAACAGGGCAATGGGTACGGTAGAAAAGAATTTGATTGAAGGAGGACTGATTGTAGTGTTTATTTTGGTATTGCTTTTAGGAAATCTAAGGGCAGGTCTTATAGTAGCTTCTGTTATTCCTTTAGCAATGCTCTTTGCCATTATACTGATGAATTTGTTTGGTGTAAGCGGCAACCTTATGAGTTTGGGTGCAATTGATTTTGGCTTAATTGTAGATGGTGCAGTAATTATTATTGAAGCAATTGTTCATAGGATTTACATGAGTAAGCATCATCATGTCGGTTTGCAAAAACTTTCGCAATCACAAATGGATGATGAAGTATTTGAAGCCGCTTCAAAAATCAGAAGCAGTGCCGCATTTGGTGAAATTATCATCTTAATAGTTTACCTGCCACTATTCGCATTAGTGGGCATTGAAGGAAAAATGTTTAAGCCAATGGCTCAAACAGTAGCTTTCGCAATTTTAGGTGCATTCATACTTTCATTGACATATGTACCAATGATGAGTGCATTGTTCCTTAGTAAAAAGGCAACACATAAACGCAATATATCAGATAAAATAATTGATTTCTTGCAACAACTTTATACACCATTACTCAATTGGGCTTTGCATTGGAAAAAAACTATTGTGGCTGCTATGGTAGTATTATTTGCCGGCAGCTTAATCCTGTTCAACAGCTTAGGCGGTGAGTTTATCCCCACATTGGAAGAAGGCGACTTGGCTGTTGAAATAAGCATGGCACAAGGTACATCATTAACGCAGGTAGTAGAAACATTAGGCAAGGCGGAGAAAATTTTAAAGGATAAGTTTCCTGAAATAAAACAGGCGGTAACAAGAATAGGGAGTTCTGAAATTCCAACTGACCCGATGCCGATAGAAAGAGCCGATATGATGCTTGCCATGAAGCCTAAAGAAGAATGGACATCTGCACATACCAGGGAAGAAATGATGGAAAAAATGGAAGAAGCACTAAGCATTTTACCCGGTGTAAATTTTGAAATTACACAACCAATGCAGATGCGGTTTAATGAATTAATTACAGGTATCAAACAGGATGTGGCAATAAAAATCTATGGTGAAGATTTGGAAATACTGAATGCTCAGGCAAATAAAATAGCAGGTTTGATAAAAAATGTAAAAGGAGTAAGTGAACCTTTTGTAGAAAAAATAAGCGGCTTGCCACAAATACAAGTGGAGTATAACCGTGATAAAATTGCACAATACGGATTAAACATCAGTGATGTAAACATGGTGCTGAAAACTGCTTTTGCAGGAAATGTGGCAGGTGTTGTGTTTGAAGGAGATAAACGGTTTGACATGGTGGTACGGTTGCAAAAAGATTTGCGGAAAGACTTCAGCAATATTGAAAACCTTTATGTGCCATTGCCATCAGGCAACAAAGTGCCTATTAACCAGGTAGCAAATATTTCATTCAAAACAGCCCCTGCACAAATAAGTCATGAGGATGGGCAGCGTAGAACTTTTGTAGGTTTCAATGTTCGTGGCAGAGATGTTGAAAGCACGGTAGAAGAAATACAACCCATATTAGATGAAAAACTAAAACTACCTTCAGGTTATTACTATACCTATGGTGGTCAGTTTCAAAACCTGAAAGAAGCAAAGGCAAGGTTAGGTATTGCAGTGCCGGTAGCATTATTACTCATTTTAGTATTGCTCTACTTTACTTTCAACAGTGTAAAACAATCATTCCTGATTTTTACCGCAGTTCCATTATCCGCCATTGGTGGCATCATTGCTTTGTGGCTAAGAGGTATGCCATTCAGTATTTCGGCAGGTGTTGGCTTTATAGCTTTGTTTGGTGTAGCAGTATTAAATGGCATTGTATTGATTGGTTACTTCAACCAGTTAAAAGACGAAGGCATTACCGATATATATGAAAGGGTAAGAAAAGGTACAGCCGTAAGGCTGCGTCCTGTAATTATGACGGCAGCAGTTGCATCATTAGGGTTTTTACCAATGGCACTTTCCACAGGTGCAGGTGGTGAAGTGCAAAAGCCATTAGCCACCGTAGTTATTGGCGGTTTAATTACAGCTACGCTTTTAACCTTGCTTGTACTTCCTGCACTCTACATTTTATTCAACACTAAAATTAATTTCAAACCAAATAAAATGAAGAAACCAAAACTCCAGGGCAATTCAATGACTGTGCTGTTACTGTTTACATTCATTGGTTTGTTTGCAGAAAAATCTTATGCACAAAGCAATCAAAAAACTTTACAGGAATGTATTGATATAGCTTTAAAAAATAACCTGCAAATAAAGGGAGCCGACTTATACATTCAGCAATCTCAGGTACTGCAAAAAACAGGTTTTAATCCTGATAAAACAAACCTGCAATTAGTGCAAGACCCAACAAGTGGCGGTAATATTGATAACAGCATAGGCATTACGCAAACAATTGCTTTCCCTACTGTGTATGCTAATCAAAATAAGCTACTGAAACAGGAAACATTATTAGCACAAAAATCAAAATTGCTATCACAGAATGAAATAATAAAAGAAGTAACCGAAGCCTATTACAATTTGGTTTATAGTTCACAAAAAATAAAGCTGTTGCAACAGCAGGATAGTATTTACAGCAACTTTCTCAAACGGGCTACCCTTCGCTATAATACAGGTGAAACAAACCAGTTGGAGAAAATGCAAGCCGAAAGCAGATACAAAGAAAACCAATTGCAGTTAAAGCAAGCCAATACAACATTAAGCAGTTATCAATTGGTATTGCAGAAATGGCTGAATACATCCGAACCGGTAATGCCAAAAGAAAATGAATTACCCAAGATGCCGGATGATTACAAGTTTGACACGGCTGCAATAAAATCAAATCCGCTGATAGAGTATTATAATCAACGGCTGAATGTAAGTACATCACAAATAAATTTGGAGAAAAGCAAGCTACTTCCTGATTTGAATGTGGGCTATTATCATCAGGCTATTGTCAAAGGGTTTGACCCAGCAAAAATTAACCGTAATTATTTCCCTGGTACAAGGATAGCAGGATTTCAGGTAGGTATTGGAGTGCCGTTATTCTTTGGTTCACAAAAAGCAAAAATAAAAGCTGCCAAAATTAATAATACGTTGATTGAAACAGAACGG
- a CDS encoding DUF6660 family protein, giving the protein MKFFALLMSIYLLVLSCLPCNDRQERNVMAEQKISANTQQQQHQTGDEACTPFCTCSHCPASAFYQPLALYKMPKMLFQSVKFRYKVDFNSYDFHSVWQPPKIG; this is encoded by the coding sequence ATGAAATTTTTTGCCCTCTTAATGAGCATTTACCTTTTAGTGCTGTCCTGCCTTCCGTGCAATGACAGGCAGGAGCGTAATGTAATGGCTGAGCAAAAGATTTCTGCTAATACTCAGCAACAACAACACCAAACTGGTGACGAAGCCTGTACTCCCTTCTGTACTTGTTCCCACTGTCCTGCATCAGCTTTTTATCAGCCTTTGGCATTATACAAAATGCCTAAAATGCTATTTCAATCTGTGAAGTTTCGTTACAAAGTAGATTTTAACTCCTACGACTTCCATTCTGTTTGGCAACCGCCTAAGATAGGTTAA
- a CDS encoding type I restriction enzyme endonuclease domain-containing protein, with protein sequence MRPIAVKKILRKHGYPPDMELKATETVIEQAKLLATDYSSN encoded by the coding sequence ATGAGACCAATTGCTGTAAAGAAGATACTTCGTAAACACGGTTATCCACCTGATATGGAGTTGAAAGCAACCGAGACGGTGATAGAACAGGCAAAGTTGTTGGCAACAGATTATTCAAGTAATTAA
- a CDS encoding DNA/RNA non-specific endonuclease: MFYFFYYYWYHVLKKNQSHLIPEITPRQHPKIIGFILSNSGSSSPVRSFAVTVDEIEKRTGIDFFPQLEDGVENQIEGVVNYGGWNL; encoded by the coding sequence ATTTTCTATTTCTTTTACTATTATTGGTATCATGTGCTAAAGAAGAACCAATCACACCTGATACCGGAGATTACACCCCGACAACATCCAAAGATTATTGGATTCATTTTATCTAATTCGGGGTCATCTTCACCAGTTAGGAGTTTCGCAGTAACTGTTGATGAGATAGAGAAAAGGACAGGTATCGATTTCTTCCCACAATTGGAAGATGGTGTGGAGAATCAGATTGAAGGAGTTGTTAATTATGGTGGTTGGAACCTCTAA
- a CDS encoding recombinase family protein, producing the protein MKKLSILYVRTSSIDQNLDRQRVQEANYDKVIEDKISGAVALFERPGGKELFKLISMDLVGSVSFWQIDRCGRDLKGIVDFLHFMVERKIPVHFIEQGLSTLNQDGTENPISKMCIAMMSVIAEMNRNMIKSAQKEGIELAKLKGNVFLGRKHGTSEDPLKFLSKSKNRHAMELLKKNYKSVEISKITGLHINTITKVKKLMLVM; encoded by the coding sequence ATGAAAAAACTAAGTATTCTATATGTTCGTACCAGTTCGATTGACCAAAACTTAGATAGACAACGAGTTCAAGAGGCCAACTACGATAAGGTAATAGAGGACAAAATTTCAGGAGCGGTTGCATTATTTGAAAGACCCGGTGGAAAGGAACTGTTCAAACTAATCTCAATGGATTTGGTAGGGTCTGTATCCTTTTGGCAAATCGACCGGTGCGGTCGTGACCTGAAGGGAATTGTTGATTTTCTACATTTTATGGTCGAGAGGAAAATACCAGTTCATTTTATTGAACAAGGTCTATCAACTCTTAACCAGGATGGTACAGAGAATCCAATCTCAAAGATGTGTATTGCCATGATGTCTGTAATTGCGGAGATGAATCGCAACATGATTAAGTCGGCACAGAAAGAAGGAATTGAACTGGCAAAACTGAAAGGCAACGTTTTTTTAGGGAGAAAACATGGTACCAGCGAAGACCCGCTAAAATTCTTATCCAAGTCAAAAAATAGACATGCAATGGAATTGCTTAAAAAGAACTACAAATCTGTTGAAATATCAAAGATTACAGGTCTTCATATCAATACGATTACCAAGGTCAAAAAATTGATGTTGGTAATGTAA
- a CDS encoding DNA methyltransferase: MKNVINVEVIEVDNIKIHPLLEQFVKPKKKDHIEYTMNRLGQFTPLLGNYVGDTFYVTDGIVRLEVAKSLGLKTLQCLHINIPDEDVVKIRLTSNQRTKMSYSEMMHYGEHMLGLIGKSQGKKRDLMEFDFIDKDEHYGLKGKERLELVCHLLDLPIGASSLRKLMEIKWFEDENPGNKVGIMAGLENGLYKIDKAHQLLGEKAKKEGQIADRKRKDYEGKVNDISYHLFNISSMDLSDIPDSSMRMFIQSPPYFQLREYRNQPKSFIHGQEKTLTEYIDNEIRFYDGTKSKLLPNGVIVIIIGETYRDGYQGVCTKLETALAENGWYIHDVNTFVKTNAKATPHVARFLNSKETIIVAGLKPANETLFNEVTRPSSIGEFKVIPGSSRTTGGKGYSMASPESSITNVFIESVFQKSEYSDVDEEFYHQAPTSVKIYEKFIKAYSNPGDNVGDLFVGSGSGLEAAIQNGRNGFGWDVDHKSIDFCNIRLTKRLEEREQVKIELSIAA; encoded by the coding sequence ATGAAAAATGTAATTAACGTTGAGGTTATCGAAGTCGATAATATCAAAATTCACCCTTTGCTTGAGCAATTTGTGAAACCCAAAAAGAAGGACCACATCGAATACACCATGAATCGATTGGGTCAGTTTACTCCACTACTTGGTAATTATGTTGGAGATACCTTTTATGTAACGGACGGAATCGTCCGATTGGAAGTTGCGAAATCCTTAGGATTGAAAACTTTACAATGTCTGCACATTAACATTCCTGATGAGGATGTGGTAAAAATCAGATTAACCAGTAACCAGCGAACCAAAATGTCATACAGTGAGATGATGCATTATGGAGAGCATATGTTAGGTCTTATTGGAAAATCTCAAGGAAAGAAAAGAGATTTAATGGAGTTTGACTTCATTGACAAGGATGAACATTATGGGCTTAAGGGTAAAGAAAGATTGGAATTAGTCTGCCACTTGCTTGACCTACCAATCGGAGCGTCATCATTACGAAAGTTGATGGAAATCAAATGGTTCGAAGATGAGAATCCGGGGAATAAAGTAGGGATTATGGCCGGTTTGGAAAATGGGTTGTACAAGATTGATAAAGCGCATCAATTACTCGGTGAAAAGGCTAAGAAAGAAGGCCAAATTGCAGATAGGAAACGGAAAGATTATGAAGGGAAAGTAAATGATATTAGTTACCATTTATTTAACATATCCTCAATGGACCTTTCGGACATTCCTGATTCTAGCATGAGAATGTTCATTCAATCACCACCATATTTTCAGCTTCGGGAATATCGAAATCAACCTAAATCATTTATCCACGGTCAAGAGAAAACCTTAACTGAATACATCGATAATGAAATTAGATTTTACGATGGTACAAAAAGCAAGTTGTTACCAAATGGGGTCATCGTTATTATTATTGGTGAGACTTACAGAGATGGTTATCAAGGTGTTTGCACCAAATTGGAAACTGCACTTGCTGAGAATGGTTGGTATATTCATGATGTAAATACCTTTGTCAAGACCAACGCTAAGGCTACGCCTCACGTGGCAAGATTTCTGAATTCAAAAGAAACCATCATCGTAGCGGGTTTAAAACCAGCAAATGAAACGTTATTTAATGAAGTCACAAGACCCTCTTCAATTGGGGAGTTCAAAGTGATACCTGGTTCATCAAGAACCACTGGTGGTAAGGGATATTCAATGGCATCTCCTGAGTCATCTATTACGAATGTTTTTATCGAGTCTGTATTTCAAAAGTCAGAATACTCGGATGTTGATGAGGAATTTTATCATCAAGCACCTACTTCAGTCAAAATTTATGAAAAATTCATCAAGGCTTATAGCAATCCAGGTGATAATGTAGGGGACTTATTTGTAGGAAGTGGTTCGGGGTTAGAAGCGGCAATTCAGAATGGAAGAAATGGATTTGGCTGGGATGTAGACCATAAGTCTATCGACTTTTGTAATATCCGTCTTACAAAGCGTCTTGAAGAAAGAGAACAAGTGAAAATCGAATTATCGATTGCTGCATAA
- a CDS encoding tyrosine-type recombinase/integrase: protein MYQFFSLRKSQKDKNIGSIIESIFDDRTPVSRKSIGYKIPVRLWDGNNEKVKVNEGVDYILINSRIQMLKNQFSQKIKTQKRFDHQTPSLVAEKEICFIEFCREILVKDYDSIATQNKYTTIVNSMVLFIKERYNLDRLPIEILRRFDFIYEYAIFIAKQTNRIKDPTATKKNNTRFNYIVVIQTLVRKFNQHHPHLETIKTDHYIIQVPKKNLEKIKSRMLKKDEIEKIINYQEMDGKKRIKTMEGKYQFLFQFFTSGLRVSDILLMNFKHFVDGRLELIIQKNDDLLSVPFSFKSAKLLSYFYPMEFQRALELNPIGQLNLSVNELEILLNIHTEKDFGSLTVLDVVNLNNHLKKNKFDDYSDEVMIIDGLIRRMESMVAYSMCEIMGEKEPGHVFDYLPYEDFKDLKIFDKKRLNRDQIKLLTRGRSRYNSKLRRIGRDLGIKELSSHVSRHSFAYHMLESGASIEEISFALGHATVQQTQGYLKQFPQKFADKAIKVFEDSFEL from the coding sequence ATGTACCAGTTTTTTTCTTTAAGGAAGTCTCAGAAGGACAAGAATATTGGCTCAATCATTGAAAGTATTTTCGATGATAGAACACCTGTATCAAGAAAGTCAATTGGATATAAAATACCGGTGAGACTTTGGGATGGAAACAATGAAAAAGTAAAAGTGAACGAAGGTGTGGATTACATTCTAATCAACAGTAGGATTCAAATGTTGAAAAACCAGTTCAGTCAAAAGATTAAAACTCAGAAGAGATTTGACCACCAAACACCTTCGTTAGTTGCTGAGAAGGAGATATGTTTTATTGAGTTCTGCAGGGAGATATTGGTCAAAGATTACGATTCTATCGCAACCCAAAATAAGTACACCACCATCGTCAATTCTATGGTTCTCTTCATCAAGGAACGCTACAACTTGGATAGACTTCCAATTGAAATTTTGCGTCGGTTTGACTTTATCTATGAGTATGCAATATTCATTGCAAAGCAAACCAATCGAATTAAGGACCCAACCGCTACAAAGAAAAACAACACGAGGTTCAACTACATTGTGGTAATCCAAACTCTTGTTAGGAAGTTTAATCAACACCATCCGCACCTTGAGACAATAAAGACCGACCATTATATTATCCAAGTACCAAAGAAGAACTTGGAGAAGATTAAGTCACGCATGTTGAAGAAAGATGAAATCGAAAAGATTATCAACTACCAAGAAATGGATGGTAAAAAGAGAATCAAGACAATGGAAGGGAAGTACCAGTTCCTGTTTCAATTTTTTACCTCAGGTCTTCGTGTTTCAGATATTCTGCTAATGAACTTTAAACACTTCGTAGATGGACGACTTGAATTGATTATTCAAAAGAACGATGATTTGTTATCTGTTCCTTTCTCCTTCAAATCTGCGAAACTACTTTCTTACTTTTACCCAATGGAATTTCAACGAGCCTTGGAATTAAATCCAATTGGTCAGTTAAATCTAAGCGTTAATGAATTGGAGATATTACTCAATATACATACTGAGAAGGATTTCGGTTCCTTAACGGTGTTGGACGTTGTCAACCTCAACAACCATCTTAAAAAAAATAAGTTTGATGATTACAGTGACGAGGTAATGATTATTGATGGTTTAATCCGTAGAATGGAGTCAATGGTTGCATACTCAATGTGTGAAATAATGGGGGAGAAAGAACCGGGACATGTTTTTGACTATCTCCCTTATGAGGATTTTAAGGATTTGAAGATTTTCGACAAGAAAAGGTTGAATAGAGACCAAATAAAACTACTGACAAGAGGTCGTTCCCGATATAACTCAAAATTACGAAGAATCGGAAGAGATTTGGGAATTAAGGAATTGTCAAGTCATGTTAGTCGACATTCATTTGCTTATCACATGTTGGAAAGTGGGGCTTCAATTGAGGAAATTTCTTTTGCCCTTGGTCATGCAACGGTACAACAAACACAAGGGTATTTGAAGCAGTTTCCACAGAAATTTGCTGATAAGGCAATAAAGGTTTTCGAGGACAGCTTTGAATTGTAA
- a CDS encoding RluA family pseudouridine synthase — protein MKYKFTDSILFEDADFIVINKPSGISTLDERKDDLAPAILRLAKEYSSDAQVGHRLDKETSGALVIAKNPEAYRHISMQFEHRETAKRYHAVVEGMQDWDGFLVNLPILPLKDGKVVIDRAKGKHAETWFRTLKVFRGYTLVECMPITGRMHQIRIHLTCLKAPIVSDAMYGGPEIYLSDLKRNFHLKKETEELPVMRRVALHAHSLSFNLMNGDPITVEAPYPKDFNVLVKTLEKYS, from the coding sequence ATGAAATACAAATTTACCGATTCCATCTTGTTCGAAGATGCTGATTTTATTGTGATTAACAAGCCCTCTGGCATTTCTACGCTGGATGAGCGGAAGGATGATTTAGCGCCGGCTATCTTGCGTTTAGCGAAGGAATATTCGTCTGATGCGCAGGTGGGACACCGTTTGGACAAAGAAACATCAGGAGCTTTAGTAATCGCCAAAAATCCGGAGGCCTACCGCCACATCTCGATGCAGTTCGAGCACCGCGAAACGGCAAAACGCTACCACGCGGTCGTGGAGGGGATGCAGGACTGGGATGGCTTTTTGGTCAACTTACCCATATTACCTTTGAAAGATGGAAAAGTGGTGATTGATCGTGCCAAAGGAAAGCACGCCGAAACCTGGTTCCGCACCCTGAAAGTGTTCCGAGGGTATACCTTAGTGGAATGTATGCCCATCACAGGACGCATGCACCAAATCCGTATTCACCTGACCTGCCTCAAAGCGCCTATCGTTTCAGACGCGATGTACGGCGGTCCAGAAATTTACTTATCCGATCTAAAACGTAATTTCCACTTGAAAAAAGAGACGGAAGAATTACCCGTTATGCGCCGCGTAGCTCTTCACGCCCACAGTTTGTCCTTCAACTTGATGAATGGAGACCCCATTACAGTGGAAGCGCCTTATCCAAAAGATTTCAATGTGCTGGTTAAGACTTTGGAGAAGTATTCGTAA
- a CDS encoding anhydro-N-acetylmuramic acid kinase, producing the protein MNPRIEQLYQISKAPTRTILGLMSGTSLDGLDLALVRFTGFGLDTSYEILHYDTRPYPAEFKESIRSVFAKENIHFPTLSTLNAQIGRLHASLILEVLARWGVDVAEVDAIASHGQTVMHRPDRTGKLPHSTLQIGDGDHIAQLTGIITLSDFRQKHVAAGGEGAPLAMFGDYFLFSKKGENRILLNIGGIGNFTYLPASGDPAGILVTDTGPGNTLIDAAVRRYFNKAYDEDGAIALSGKIDTGILAELMSLSFFKDSFPKSTGPEYFNLDIIHASISPADLVATLTEFTAQSIALAMKTYIPSDIDDSVYVSGGGSKNPVIMTRLTELLPFRVCESDELGMPSAAKEAVLFALLANETLADSPSSERLGDSPWVSMGKISL; encoded by the coding sequence ATGAACCCGCGGATAGAGCAACTATATCAGATTTCCAAAGCCCCTACACGAACCATTTTAGGTCTCATGTCGGGTACATCCCTGGATGGTTTGGATTTAGCTTTGGTTCGCTTCACGGGTTTTGGGCTGGACACGTCTTACGAGATTTTGCACTACGACACCCGCCCCTATCCGGCAGAATTTAAGGAATCGATTCGTTCAGTTTTTGCCAAAGAGAATATTCATTTCCCCACCCTTTCTACGCTTAACGCGCAAATTGGACGTTTGCATGCATCGCTCATTTTAGAAGTTTTAGCTAGGTGGGGTGTGGATGTAGCTGAAGTAGACGCGATTGCCTCCCACGGCCAAACCGTCATGCACCGCCCAGACAGAACAGGTAAACTTCCGCATTCGACCTTGCAAATTGGCGACGGCGATCATATCGCCCAATTAACGGGCATTATTACCCTTTCCGATTTTCGCCAAAAACACGTAGCAGCTGGTGGCGAGGGGGCTCCTTTGGCGATGTTTGGAGACTATTTCTTGTTCTCCAAGAAAGGCGAAAACCGAATCTTATTAAACATAGGAGGCATCGGAAACTTCACTTATTTACCTGCCTCTGGAGATCCAGCTGGCATTTTAGTGACAGATACCGGCCCCGGAAATACCTTGATTGACGCAGCAGTTCGCCGTTATTTCAACAAAGCCTACGACGAAGATGGTGCCATCGCCCTCTCAGGAAAAATCGACACGGGCATTTTAGCAGAACTCATGAGCTTGAGCTTTTTCAAGGATTCATTCCCTAAAAGCACTGGCCCCGAATACTTTAATTTGGACATTATTCACGCCTCGATCAGCCCAGCTGATTTAGTCGCGACCTTAACAGAATTCACCGCTCAAAGCATCGCCCTCGCCATGAAAACCTACATTCCATCGGATATCGATGATAGCGTTTACGTGAGTGGTGGTGGAAGCAAAAATCCTGTAATCATGACCCGTTTAACCGAGCTTCTTCCTTTCCGCGTTTGCGAAAGCGATGAGCTAGGCATGCCTTCTGCGGCGAAAGAGGCAGTTTTATTTGCTTTGTTAGCGAACGAAACGTTGGCGGATTCGCCAAGTTCAGAAAGATTGGGGGATTCGCCGTGGGTGAGTATGGGAAAGATTTCCTTATAA